The following is a genomic window from Rhizobium rhododendri.
ATGCTTCAACCGGCTTCTCAGAACGTCAGAGATACGGCATCGAAAATCGGAGTTTACACTTCGAAGCTCTCTGCAGAACTCAACGACATGCGTGAAGCCGTCTATCCGCCTTCGGCGCAGAAGACATTCGCTCGGACATTTTCCACACTTGATCTTGTTCGGCTGTTAAATGTTCCTGAAAGCACTCTTCGACAAATGACAATCGAAGGGAAGGGGCCCGTGCCGGAAAGAGCGGACAACAACCGCCGCACCTATACCGTGAACCAGGTTAAGGAGCTGCGTTCGTTTCTCGCTAAACTCCGCCCTGACGATGCCGGTGAACTGTTGCCTCATCGCCGCATGGGCGAAAAGCTGCAGGTCATTGCCACAGCCAATTTCAAAGGCGGCAGTTCAAAGACGACGACGTCCATTCACCTGGCCCACTTTCTTGGCCTCCAAGGTTACCGTGTTCTTTGCCTTGACCTTGATCCACAGGCGTCAATGACAGCACTCTTTGGTATTCAGCCAGAATTCGATCTCGGCGAGAACGAAACTACATATGCGTCCATAAGATATGACAATGAGCGCCGGTCCCTAGTGGATATTATCAGACCGACCTATTTCCCGGGCGTTGATCTCGTGCCCGGAAATCTCGAGCTGATGGATTTCGAGTTTGACACTCCGTCTTATCTGACCTCGAAAAACAGGGATGATCTCGGCCTCTTTTTCGAGCGCCTGAGCAATGCTCTGGCTCGTGTCGATGATCGCTACGATATCGTAATCATCGATACACCCCCGTCGCTTGGATACTCGACGCTGGCAGCGCTCTACGCGGCAACATCTTTGATCATCACGGTTCATCCCGCAATGCTTGATGTTGCCTCGTGCAACCAGTTCCTCATCATGATCTCTGACCTCTCTGAGGTACTCGCGCAGTTCGGCGCGAAGTTCGAACATGATTTCTTTCGGTTCTTGCTGACACGTGTAAATCCAAACGATGGTCCGCAAAAATACATGTCCGGTGTCATGCGCCGGCTTTTTGGCGACGACGTGCTGGTTTCGGAAGCGCTTGAGTCTACTGCCATCGCCGGGGCAGCGGTTGCTAAGAAGACCCTTTACGAACTGGAAGCCGGGGAAGTTGGACGAGAGGCACTGAAACGGGCCATCGAAAGTGCCGATCGCGTCAACTTCGAGATTCTTGATCTGATCCACAAGGTTTGGGGACGTATCCCATGAAAAAGAGCATCCTTCAAAAAATGGCTGACGCCGAGAGCCGCGGCGGTTCCATCTCCAGTGCCGAAACGTCAGAAAAGTCCCTGCCGTCGCGGCGCCATTCGTCGCCCGTGATTTCGAATGTTGGCCGAGCACTGACCCAACTGAGCGAAGACAGCATCATCTCTCTCGATCCCAATAAATTGGAGCGTTCTCCATACAAGGATCGTTTCGACAGCGATGAAGAGGTGGAAAAGGAGCTGGACGCTCTCAAGATGTCGATAGTCACTGAAGGGCAGAAGATCCCTGTGCTAGTCCGGCCGCATCCCACCAAAAGCGATCACTATCAGCTTGCATATGGTTACCGTCGTTGGGCAGCGATCAAGGCGATAATGGCGGAAACTGAGCGGCCAGAGAGCATCAGGATCAAAGCCTACGTCCGCGAGTTGACGGACCGCCAGTTAGTTGAGGAACAGTCCCTCGAAAATGGTGTCAGGGAAAACCTTACCTGGATTGAGCAAGCTATGTGGGCCGTCCAGCTGAAAAGTGCCGGGCTGTCCCATCGCGCGATATGCCCAATCCTTGGTCTCTCAGAGGCAGCAGTGTCTCACCTCTTTCGTGTCACGGATGTGATCCCGGAAGACATCGTTTTCGCGATCGGGAGAGCCAAGGGCGTCGGACGGCCGAAATGGACGACCTTTGCGGACCTATTGAGAGATACAAGCAAAGTGGAGCCTGTTCGCAGGTTTATAGAAACGACCGCCTTTCAACAGGCGCACAGTTCAGAACGTGTCGCACTTGCAATTCGCGCTGCCAGCGGTGCGCCCGAAAAGTTAAGCGAGGCAAGCCAGGAAGAGATGCGCGATTTTGCCGTCGGCGATAGGCTGTTTGGCCGCATGAAACGCACATCGTCTGGAACCACCGTGACCATCCCTAAGGAGGAACACGCTTTCGCGCGCTGGCTAGCACAGCGAATGCCGGATTTGCTGCGCGAGTACAATCACCAGGACAGCTCCATTCACTGAACGGTGTGGCTGCCATAAGATCAACCGGTCGAGAAGGAGAGACCGTTACAAAAGAAAAAGGCCCCCTAAACGTTTCCGTCGTGGAAGCCTCTCTCAATTCCTTAAGCAAGATCGAGAATCGCATTTCCATGAATCCCAGTCAAGTGTCTTTGGCATCGTTTTGGTGAGCGGATTTCTTTTGCCTCAAGAAAGGTGAAGAAAAATGCAATGTGTAAGTGTGACGACGCCCTTTGGGCGGCGGCCGATGACGCTTAGCATGCTGGCAAGCCAGTACAAGGCCAACGACATCGCGCCGGAACAGTCCGTCGACAAGTGGAAGATCTTTCGTGCGCTCTGCGAAGCAAAGCCGCTGCTCGGCCTGTCCGACAGGGCGCTGGCGGTGCTGAACGCGCTGCTGAGCTTCTATCCGGGCAATGAGCTCAGCGCAAAGCACGGCCTCGTGGTCTTTCCCTCCAACGCCCAGCTGTCGATCCGCGCCCACGGCATTGCGCCGGCAACGCTGCGCCGCCATCTGGCTGCCCTGGTCGAGGCCGGATTGCTGGTTCGCAAGGATAGCCCGAACGGCAAGCGCTTTGCGCGCCGTGACGGGGAGGGGGAGGTCGACCAGGCGTATGGCTTCAATATCGCTCCGCTGATTGCTCGTGCCGATGAGATCCAGGCATTGGCAGCGCAGGTCACCGTCGACCGCGCCCTGTTCAGGGCGATGCGCGAGCGCCTGTCGCTCTGCCGGCGTGACATTGCCAAGCTGATCGAGACGGCTCTGGAAGAGGGTGTGCCGGGTGACTGGACGATGGTGCATGGCCATTTCCGCGATCTCGTGGCTCGGATCCCGCGCTCTCCCGACATCCATGACATCACGCCTATTGTCGAGGAGATGGAGATGCTGCGCGAGGAAGTCCTCAACCTGTTGGAAATTCGCATAAATGTTCAAAATATGCACGGCAATGAGTCCCAAGCTGAGCGCCACATACAGAATTCAAATCCCGACTCTAAATCTGATCTTGAACCAGCTTCGGACAAGAAGCAGGGCGAAACATCGGTAATCCAACCACAGGCGTCGGATATGCCGATGGGACACACCGCTGCAGCGGATGAGAGCAGCGAGCGCAAAAGCGTGACGGATGCCCGTTCGGTAAAACCGCGAAGGCTGGCTGTGGCC
Proteins encoded in this region:
- the repB gene encoding plasmid partitioning protein RepB; translation: MKKSILQKMADAESRGGSISSAETSEKSLPSRRHSSPVISNVGRALTQLSEDSIISLDPNKLERSPYKDRFDSDEEVEKELDALKMSIVTEGQKIPVLVRPHPTKSDHYQLAYGYRRWAAIKAIMAETERPESIRIKAYVRELTDRQLVEEQSLENGVRENLTWIEQAMWAVQLKSAGLSHRAICPILGLSEAAVSHLFRVTDVIPEDIVFAIGRAKGVGRPKWTTFADLLRDTSKVEPVRRFIETTAFQQAHSSERVALAIRAASGAPEKLSEASQEEMRDFAVGDRLFGRMKRTSSGTTVTIPKEEHAFARWLAQRMPDLLREYNHQDSSIH
- the repC gene encoding plasmid replication protein RepC, coding for MQCVSVTTPFGRRPMTLSMLASQYKANDIAPEQSVDKWKIFRALCEAKPLLGLSDRALAVLNALLSFYPGNELSAKHGLVVFPSNAQLSIRAHGIAPATLRRHLAALVEAGLLVRKDSPNGKRFARRDGEGEVDQAYGFNIAPLIARADEIQALAAQVTVDRALFRAMRERLSLCRRDIAKLIETALEEGVPGDWTMVHGHFRDLVARIPRSPDIHDITPIVEEMEMLREEVLNLLEIRINVQNMHGNESQAERHIQNSNPDSKSDLEPASDKKQGETSVIQPQASDMPMGHTAAADESSERKSVTDARSVKPRRLAVAGGDQPGLKAFPLGLVLQACPEILSYGPGGSIGSWRDLMAAAVVVRSMLGVSPSAYEEACAIMGPENAATVMACVLERAGSITSAGGYLRDLTRRTERGEFAIGPMLMSLARANGGRRQRTG
- the repA gene encoding plasmid partitioning protein RepA — protein: MLQPASQNVRDTASKIGVYTSKLSAELNDMREAVYPPSAQKTFARTFSTLDLVRLLNVPESTLRQMTIEGKGPVPERADNNRRTYTVNQVKELRSFLAKLRPDDAGELLPHRRMGEKLQVIATANFKGGSSKTTTSIHLAHFLGLQGYRVLCLDLDPQASMTALFGIQPEFDLGENETTYASIRYDNERRSLVDIIRPTYFPGVDLVPGNLELMDFEFDTPSYLTSKNRDDLGLFFERLSNALARVDDRYDIVIIDTPPSLGYSTLAALYAATSLIITVHPAMLDVASCNQFLIMISDLSEVLAQFGAKFEHDFFRFLLTRVNPNDGPQKYMSGVMRRLFGDDVLVSEALESTAIAGAAVAKKTLYELEAGEVGREALKRAIESADRVNFEILDLIHKVWGRIP